One genomic window of Quercus lobata isolate SW786 chromosome 9, ValleyOak3.0 Primary Assembly, whole genome shotgun sequence includes the following:
- the LOC115959870 gene encoding soluble starch synthase 1, chloroplastic/amyloplastic yields the protein MESLQLTTKVSSCIPSSRNPVQAKFSNFTVVGQVGYAPFWRGRSGSRCLRIRASVSGGGGGRGSSSQDGNFAVEDEEKEEKKGPLLGTEMDGSGSVVGFNLIPQSGKVEFNGVNYSSKETTTNGLEDSEDIGREKNAKTRVTHNIVLVTSEAAPYSKTGGLGDVCGSLPIALAARGHRVMVVSPRYINGTPADKKFANAVDLDCLIKVYCFGGVQEVGFFHEYRDGVDWVFVDHPSYHRPGNPYGDIYGAFGDNQFRFTLLCHAACEAPLVLPLGGFTYGEKCLFLVNDWHASLVPVLLAAKYRPYGVYKDARSILVIHNLSHQGVEPATTYMNLGLPPEWYGAVEWVFPTWARKHALDTGQAVNLLKGAVVTADRLLTVSQGYSWEITTAEGGYGLNGLLSSRRSVLNGITNGIDVAEWDPSSDEHIACHYSAENLNGKAQCKIALQKEVGLPVRPDCPLIGFVGRLDYQKGIDLIRSAIPEIMEDEVQFVMLGSGDLEFEDWMRATESAYKDKFRGWVGFNVPISHKITAGCDILLMPSRFEPCGLNQLYAMRYGTVPVVHDTGGLRDTVENFNPFVQEGHGEGTGWTFSPLTKESMLVALRNATRTYRDHKSSWEGLMKRGMQRDYTWENAAIQYEQVFEWAFLDPPYVS from the exons ATGGAGTCTCTCCAATTGACCACCAAGGTTTCTTCATGCATACCATCTTCTAGAAATCCGGTGCAAGCTAAATTTAGCAACTTTACAGTAGTTGGGCAAGTGGGTTATGCTCCTTTTTGGAGGGGAAGAAGTGGAAGTAGGTGTTTGAGGATTAGAGCATCAGTTtcaggtggtggtggtgggcgTGGTAGCAGTTCACAAGATGGGAATTTTGctgttgaagatgaagaaaaggaggaaaaaaagggACCTCTTTTGGGCACAGAGATGGATGGCTCTGGCTCTGTTGTTGGCTTTAACTTGATTCCTCAATCTG GTAAAGTTGAATTCAATGGGGTCAATTACTCTTCCAAAGAAACAACTACCAATGGCCTGGAAGACTCTGAGGACAtaggaagagaaaagaatgcCAAGACAAGAGTAACCCACAATATTGTTCTTGTCACTTCTGAAGCAGCACCATATTCAAAGACAGGTGGCTTAGGAGATGTTTGTGGTTCTTTGCCTATAGCATTAGCAGCTCGTGGACACCGTGTAATGGTCGTCTCTCCTAGATATATCAACGGTACACCTGCAGATAAGAAATTTGCTAATGCTGTTGATTTAGATTGCCTCATCAAAGTATATTGCTTTGGAGGGGTTCAGGAAGTTGGCTTCTTCCATGAGTATAGGGATGGTGTTGATTGG GTATTTGTTGACCACCCCTCATACCATAGACCTGGAAATCCATATGGGGATATATATGGTGCTTTTGGTGATAATCAG TTCCGGTTCACTTTACTTTGCCATGCAGCATGTGAAGCTCCATTAGTGCTTCCACTGGGAGGGTTCACTTATGGGGAGAAATGTCTGTTCCTTGTCAATGACTGGCATGCAAGCCTTGTGCCAGT ACTTTTGGCAGCCAAGTATCGTCCATATGGAGTTTATAAAGATGCCCGAAGCATTCTTGTAATACATAACCTGTCACATCAG GGAGTGGAACCAGCAACAACATACATGAATTTGGGACTACCTCCAGAGTGGTATGGAGCCGTGGAATGGGTGTTTCCAACATGGGCAAGGAAACATGCTCTAGACACAGGTCAAGCAGTCAATCTTCTGAAGGGTGCAGTTGTGACAGCTGATCGATTACTGACAGTTAGCCAG GGGTATTCCTGGGAAATAACAACAGCTGAAGGTGGATATGGTCTAAATGGGCTTTTAAGCAGTCGAAGGAGTGTTCTTAATG GGATCACAAATGGCATTGATGTTGCTGAATGGGACCCATCTTCAGATGAGCATATTGCTTGCCATTATTCTGCTGAAAATCTGAATGGAAAG GCACAATGCAAAATTGCTTTGCAGAAAGAAGTGGGTCTTCCCGTTAGGCCTGATTGCCCATTG ATTGGATTTGTTGGGAGACTGGACTACCAGAAAGGCATCGACCTGATCCGGTCAGCAATTCCAGAAATAATGGAAGATGAAGTACAATTT GTTATGCTTGGATCTGGGGATCTAGAATTTGAAGACTGGATGAGAGCAACAGAGTCTGCTTATAAAGACAAATTTcggggttgggttggatttaaTGTTCCAATATCTCATAAGATAACTGCAgg CTGTGACATACTGTTGATGCCCTCAAGGTTTGAGCCCTGCGGACTAAATCAATTGTATGCAATGAGATATGGAACTGTGCCAGTGGTTCATGACACTGGAGGACTCAGA GATACCGTAGAAAATTTCAATCCATTTGTTCAGGAAGGCCATGGTGAAGGTACAGG GTGGACTTTTTCTCCACTAACAAAAGAGAGTATGTTGGTG GCTTTAAGAAATGCTACTCGGACTTATAGAGATCACAAGTCTTCTTGGGAAGGATTGATGAAAAGAGGTATGCAGAGGGACTACACATGGGAAAATGCTGCTATCCAATATGAACAGGTTTTCGAATGGGCCTTCCTTGATCCACCTTATGTCAGCTGA
- the LOC115958909 gene encoding phytolongin Phyl2.2 codes for MITNPELIQYVCIAKGTTILSQFIREPDLEPVALKCIEKTPPLHSMFTHTIRKRTYTFLIKDPFVYFAIFDENMEQSQEIWFLNRIKCAFEEVIEAGTLKGVHIFSPYCLQKECDPIFLEAMTLDLRVLHSSGSESKDSRNPSMDSTKGMKVVMTPLLGSKPCKGLQKKKKRPGSAIANGDSKSGTLEKKVDVFDDVDGRDFSSPGQKVFANDRQKSKQIWRKHVWVVLLLDLFVCSVLFVIWLCICRGFKCVES; via the coding sequence atGATTACCAATCCAGAACTCATCCAATATGTTTGTATTGCCAAAGGAACCACAATTCTCTCCCAATTCATCAGAGAACCCGATCTCGAACCCGTAGCTCTGAAATGCATTGAAAAGACCCCACCTTTGCACTCCATGTTCACGCATACCATTAGAAAAAGGACCTACACGTTCTTAATCAAAGACCCTTTTGTGTATTTCGCAATATTCGATGAGAATATGGAACAATCACAGGAAATTTGGTTCCTAAACCGCATAAAATGCGCGTTTGAGGAGGTTATTGAAGCAGGGACTTTAAAGGGTGTTCATATTTTTAGCCCCTATTGCCTTCAAAAGGAATGTGATCCTATTTTTTTGGAAGCAATGACATTGGATTTGAGGGTGCTGCATTCTTCAGGTAGTGAATCTAAGGATAGTAGGAATCCGAGCATGGACTCTACGAAAGGGATGAAGGTTGTGATGACACCTTTGCTCGGGTCCAAGCCGTGTAAAGGAttgcagaagaagaagaagaggccaGGTAGTGCAATAGCAAATGGCGATAGTAAAAGTGGTACATTGGAGAAAAAGGTGGATGtttttgatgatgttgatggcAGGGATTTTTCGTCGCCGGGGCAAAAGGTTTTTGCCAATGATCGGCAAAAGTCGAAGCAAATTTGGAGGAAACATGTGTGGGTGGTGTTGTTGCTGGACTTGTTTGTGTGCTCGGTTTTGTTTGTGATATGGTTGTGCATTTGCAGGGGATTTAAGTGCGTTGAAAGTTGA
- the LOC115960415 gene encoding PP2A regulatory subunit TAP46 — MQTKMEDLPLPTLFEQARKIHSTATDSGADQEVVKKGLEALVKCEGMVNKLGLFSTNETKEDISTTNLKYLLVPFYLAELTEKVAQDDRIQILKASQEKLKEFISLCEAMELVPKEELEASTQGVPNSPADQRARKIARFKRQKAAEAKLLEIKERKERRGRSTKAAALSTPVEAGEEDELDDDGEEEREAWLTTISLAICKTFDLLKLLKEEEEILCAVKEKKLKEGDKEFSRDVLDNRTKTVEAWHRDAAVRAQYTKPAQPITCAAFAQDVLEGRAKVSEVHDHKHQPMIFGPASVVGGGFTSERERMAAQVFQPTHRLPTMSIEEAGLKEMEIMNKWQERNVKLMEEANHSWYKDNRMPRPGEEDDEDDDAVVEKARRWDDWKDENPRGAGNKKLTPCG, encoded by the exons ATGCAAACAAAGATGGAGGACCTTCCTCTTCCAACACTGTTCGAACAAGCTCGTAAGATCCATTCAACCGCCACAGACTCTGGCGCCGATCAG GAGGTGGTGAAGAAGGGTTTGGAGGCTCTGGTGAAATGCGAGGGCATGGTAAATAAACTTGGGTTGTTCTCAACTAATGAGACCAAGGAAGATATCAGCACCACCAATCTCAAATATCTCCTG GTGCCATTTTATCTTGCTGAGTTGACTGAAAAAGTTGCACAAGATGACAGGATACAGATTCTTAAGGCTTCCCAGGAAAAATTAAAG gaattTATATCACTATGTGAGGCAATGGAACTTGTACCAAAGGAGGAATTAGAAGCATCTACGCAAGGAGTTCCAAATTCACCTGCTGATCAGAGGGCTCGCAAG ATTGCTCGGTTCAAACGCCAAAAAGCTGCAGAAGCAAAATTGCTGGAAATAAAGGAGCGGAAGGAGCGGCGTGGACGTTCTACCAAAGCAGCTGCCTTATCCACTCCTGTTGAGGCAGGAGAGGAAGATGAGCTGGATGAtgatggagaagaagaaagagag GCCTGGCTTACCACCATCTCTTTGGCAATCTGTAAG ACCTTCGATCTTCTGAAACTGCTgaaggaggaggaagaaatTCTCTGTGCtgtaaaggaaaagaaattgaag GAAGGGGACAAGGAGTTCTCTCGAGATGTTCTTGATAATCGCACAAAGACAGTAGAAGCTTGGCATCGTGATGCTGCAGTCCGAGCTCAGTATACTAAACCAGCACAACCTATCACATGCGCTGCATTTGCTCAAGATGTTCTAGAAGGTAGAGCAAAGGTCTCTGAAGTACATGACCACAAACACCAGCCAATGATATTTGGTCCAGCGAGTGTTGTGGGTGGAGGCTTTACAAGTGAAAGGGAAAGGATGGCAGCTCAGGTTTTTCAACCTACTCACAG GTTGCCAACCATGAGCATAGAGGAAGCTGGTCTAAAAGAGATGGAGATAATGAACAAATGGCAAGAGCGGAATGTAAAATTGATGGAGGAAGCCAATCACTCATGGTACAAGGACAATCGAATGCCGAGGCCAGGTGAAGAGGacgatgaagatgatgatgctGTCGTAGAGAAGGCAAGAAGATGGGATGACTGGAAAGATGAGAATCCTCGGGGTGCTGGTAATAAGAAGCTTACCCCTTGTGGATAA
- the LOC115959464 gene encoding uncharacterized protein LOC115959464 — protein sequence MLRAKQIRLVQEEEKKKKKDMEEQQKIERDKRVHRRNREGTKLLLPEKCQYNKKNQPKAQDKQASFPPSLKLHQMKSSPEQNTFSHSPQNTEDFASMNLTEKDEGKRVQEAEEQGDDEDIFAKAHAVLENLETSIPSASSNMDSVKLNETLLCIRSYLVNSVDEVLLDDVAQGRFYELCQSILPYMHKEDGIEGPILSMFMDQYENSVKDLSQIRDRRDRIEALNHIISHTPDPRAAFKIQVADALQDLTTASNELMQAEQELCKAQAKVNRCVQKKNEAKAFVDGLLQQNEEVSRQSESLSRSEEEMKNLTIEVVFTEEKIRNNWSLIRSMLDNFQFEE from the exons ATGTTGAGAGCCAAGCAGATCAGGCTCgtacaagaagaagaaaagaagaagaagaaagatatggaagagcaacaaaaaattgaaagggaTAAGAGGGTGCATAGGAGGAACCGTGAAGGCACTAAACTTTTGCTTCCTGAAAAGTGTCAGTACAACAAGAAAAATCAGCCTAAAGCTCAAGACAAACAG GCCTCTTTCCCACCTTCATTGAAGCTGCACCAGATGAAATCATCACCTGAACAAAACACGTTCTCACATTCACCACAGAACACAGAG GATTTTGCTTCAATGAATTTGAcagaaaaagatgaaggaaaaaGAGTGCAAGAAGCTGAAGAACAAGGGGATGATGAAGACATATTTGCCAAGGCTCATGCTGTACTTGAGAATCTCGAAACAAGCATACCTTCAGCATCATCAAATATGGATTCCGTCAAGCTGAATGAGACCTTACTGTGCATTCGCTCTTATTTGGTCAATTCTGTAGATGAAGTTCTCCTAGATGATGTTGCTCAAGGTCGATTCTATGAACTCTGTCAGTCCATACTCCCCTACATGCATAAAGAAGATGGGATTGAAGGTCCAATTCTTTCTATGTTCATGGACCAATATGAGAATTCTGTCAAAGACCTTTCTCAGATCAGAGATAGAAGAGACAGAATTGAAGCTCTTAATCATATCATCTCTCACACTCCAGATCCTAGAGCAGCATTCAAAATTCAAGTAGCTGATGCTTTGCAAGATTTGACCACTGCATCAAATGAATTGATGCAAGCAGAACAAGAACTTTGCAAGGCTCAAGCCAAAGTCAATAGATGTGTTCAGAAAAAGAATGAGGCTAAGGCATTTGTGGATGGACTGCTCCAACAGAATGAAGAAGTGTCAAGACAGTCCGAGTCTCTTTCTAGATCTGAAGAAGAAATGAAGAACCTGACTATTGAAGTAGTTTTCACTGAagagaaaattagaaataaCTGGTCACTGATTCGTAGTATGTTAGATAATTTTCAATTCGAGGAATAA